Proteins from a genomic interval of Dama dama isolate Ldn47 chromosome 1, ASM3311817v1, whole genome shotgun sequence:
- the FXYD6 gene encoding FXYD domain-containing ion transport regulator 6: MEVVLLLLCGLLAPAVLASAAEQEKEKDPFHYDYQTLRIGGLVFAVVLFSVGILLILSRRCKCSFNQKPRAPGDEEAQVENLVTANATEPQKAEN, encoded by the exons ATGGAAGTGGTGCTGCTCCTCCTGTGCGGCCTCCTGGCCCCAGCGGTCCTGGCCAGCG CAGCTgagcaggagaaagaaaaggacccTTTTCATTATG ACTACCAGACCCTGAGAATCGGAGGGTTGGTGTTTGCCGTGGTCCTCTTCTCGGTGGGGATCCTGCTTATCCTCA GTCGCCGATGCAAGTGCAGTTTCAATCAGAAGCCGCG GGCTCCTGGGGATGAGGAGGCTCAGGTGGAGAACCTCGTCACTGCAAATG CCACGGAGCCCCAGAAAGCAGAGAACTGA